Proteins from a genomic interval of bacterium:
- a CDS encoding class I fructose-bisphosphate aldolase: MSKRVNEILSWYGSDNPGTLTNLARILNHGRLGGTGKVVILPVDQGFEHGPARSFAKNSAGYDPRYHFELGIDAGCNAYAAPLGFLEAGAAEFAGQIPLILKLNNSDSLYGGADPCPAVTGSVDEALRLGCVAIGFTIYPASAHRNEMYQQIRELTQEAKSKGLASVVWSYPRGSGISKEGETAIDVAAYAAQIAAQLGAHVIKVKPPSENIEQDAARKVYEAEGVPIGTLADRVRHVIQSAFNGRRLVIFSGGAAKGRDGVLEEIRGIAEGGGFGSIIGRNSFQREKTEAIDLLHEIMDIYAQNA, encoded by the coding sequence ATGAGCAAGCGCGTCAACGAAATCCTCTCTTGGTATGGAAGCGACAACCCGGGAACGCTCACGAACCTGGCTCGCATCCTGAATCACGGTCGTCTCGGCGGAACGGGCAAGGTCGTGATCCTGCCCGTCGACCAGGGCTTCGAGCATGGGCCGGCCCGGAGCTTCGCCAAGAACTCCGCTGGCTACGATCCCCGCTACCACTTCGAACTGGGCATCGATGCCGGCTGCAACGCCTACGCCGCGCCACTGGGCTTTCTCGAGGCCGGTGCCGCTGAATTCGCAGGCCAGATTCCGCTGATCCTGAAGCTGAACAACTCGGATTCGCTCTACGGCGGTGCCGATCCGTGTCCGGCGGTGACCGGCAGCGTGGACGAGGCCCTGCGCCTCGGTTGCGTCGCGATCGGCTTCACGATCTACCCCGCGTCTGCCCATCGCAACGAGATGTACCAGCAGATCCGCGAGCTCACCCAGGAGGCCAAGAGCAAGGGTCTGGCCTCGGTGGTGTGGTCCTACCCGCGCGGCTCGGGCATCTCCAAGGAGGGTGAGACTGCGATCGACGTGGCGGCCTACGCCGCACAGATCGCCGCCCAGCTCGGCGCCCACGTCATCAAGGTGAAGCCGCCGAGCGAGAACATCGAGCAGGACGCTGCCCGGAAGGTCTACGAGGCCGAGGGCGTTCCGATCGGCACGCTCGCCGACCGCGTCCGTCACGTCATCCAGAGTGCCTTCAACGGCCGCCGCCTGGTGATCTTCTCCGGCGGCGCGGCGAAGGGCCGCGACGGTGTGCTCGAAGAGATCCGCGGCATCGCCGAGGGTGGCGGCTTCGGCTCGATCATCGGCCGGAACTCCTTCCAACGCGAAAAGACCGAAGCCATCGATCTCCTGCATGAGATCATGGATATCTACGCGCAGAACGCTTAG
- a CDS encoding peptidyl-prolyl cis-trans isomerase, whose protein sequence is MAVASLRLLVISAALVWASACQVGNVPPTKGNSVVILTTSKGTIEIELDAENAPISSENFLAYVDSGHFDGTIFHRVIPGFMVQGGGFTADMNQKSTLAPIENEATNGLKNERGTLSMARTSDVNSATAQFFINVADNKFLDHTSPDPRGYGYAVFAKVTSGMDVVDAIVAVPTGNHGGHGDVPNEAITIESAKRK, encoded by the coding sequence ATGGCAGTTGCCTCCCTTCGTTTGCTCGTGATATCCGCAGCTCTCGTCTGGGCTTCCGCATGCCAGGTCGGAAACGTTCCACCAACAAAGGGGAATTCCGTGGTCATCCTGACGACGTCCAAAGGGACGATCGAAATCGAGCTCGACGCCGAGAATGCGCCGATCAGCAGCGAGAACTTCCTGGCCTACGTCGATTCGGGCCATTTCGACGGCACGATCTTTCATCGCGTGATTCCGGGCTTCATGGTCCAGGGCGGCGGATTCACCGCGGACATGAACCAGAAGAGCACCCTGGCGCCGATCGAGAACGAGGCCACGAACGGCCTCAAGAACGAGCGCGGAACGCTCTCGATGGCGCGCACCAGCGATGTGAACAGCGCGACCGCGCAATTCTTCATCAACGTCGCGGACAACAAATTCCTCGATCACACCAGCCCGGATCCGCGGGGCTATGGCTATGCGGTCTTCGCCAAGGTCACCTCGGGAATGGACGTCGTCGATGCCATCGTTGCGGTACCGACGGGGAACCACGGCGGCCACGGCGATGTGCCCAACGAGGCCATCACGATCGAATCAGCCAAGCGGAAGTAG